In one Bactrocera tryoni isolate S06 chromosome 5, CSIRO_BtryS06_freeze2, whole genome shotgun sequence genomic region, the following are encoded:
- the LOC120778193 gene encoding ecdysone-induced protein 75B, isoforms C/D isoform X4: MTVTKATNGGVGLIEHVLAEFDGTTVLCRVCGDKASGFHYGVHSCEGCKGFFRRSIQQKIQYRPCTKNQQCSILRINRNRCQYCRLKKCIAVGMSRDAVRFGRVPKREKARILAAMQQSTQNRGQQRALAGELDDQPRLIAAVLRAHLETCEFTKEKVSAMRQRARDCPSYSMPTLLACPLNPAPELQSEQEFSQRFAHVIRGVIDFAGMIPGFQLLTQDDKFTLLKAGLFDALFVRLICMFDSSINSIICLNGQVMRRDAIQNGANARFLVDSTFNFAERMNSMNLSDAEIGLFCAIVLITPDRPGLRNIELIEKMYSRLKGCLQKVISQNRADQPDFMSKLLDTMPDLRTLSTLHTEKLVVFRTEHKELLRQQMWTMDDEQSTNIKSPVINWDDARMDVEAKSPLGSVSSTESVDLEYSTSSTTSAPHHRVNNLEQQPSALASSTPLLAATLSGPCPLRNRANSGSSGDSTTEMDIMGSHAHLTQNGLTITPIVRSHSHQQLHHHLTTGAPNRYRKLDSPTDSGIESGNEKNDCVIKAVSSGGSSSCSSPRSSVDDALDCTDTPTASTSQAKLSVSPVRSPKPIAPTSTSSLTGIVSTPNSLKRQIVEDMPVLKRVLEAPPLYDTNSLMDEAYKPHKKFRALRHREIEIAEADPSSTSNNSLNTEKITTPKADANNTVQSSQVATAASSPPPFIQSTSTASTPFVTSHCTVTTASSPHSHAITGSSLNSHQQSQLHMHLTRQTSSNHNTSSNGNHTSNVPPQQQSSLSSTHSVLAKSLMAEPRMTPEQIKRSDIIQNYIMRDQASCSSGSLIPGTPTHTRTRSPAPVQHLSPMNQTSHHYTSIASPSSSNSPTCSSTVCSSSSTTTITLTSPPNSINPTVTRWHGHSVITTTNINQRQQSVSPSSNGSSSSSSSLNGCQYFQSPHSTSAAVSPPRPSPSAIHSPPRLLELQVDISDSQQPLNLSKKSPTPPPNKLQALVAAATAVQKYPTVSADVTVTPAKTESSQTVTTVPANSTQQLQVMLEA; encoded by the exons CGGTTCGTTTTGGCCGAGTCCCAAAACGTGAGAAAGCGAGAATATTAGCTGCTATGCAGCAAAGTACACAAAATCGTGGTCAACAACGTGCGCTGGCAGGAGAACTAGATGATCAACCAAGACTTATAGCTGCTGTACTTCGAGCTCATTTAGAAACTTGTGAGTTTACAAAGGAAAAAGTTTCTGCAATGCGTCAAAGAGCAAGAGACTGCCCGTCATATTCGATGCCAACTCTATTg gcaTGTCCTCTGAATCCTGCTCCTGAGTTACAATCAGAGCAAGAGTTTTCCCAACGATTTGCCCATGTCATACGTGGCGTTATTGACTTTGCGGGTATGATACCTGGTTTTCAACTGCTTACACAAGACGACAAATTTACTTTGCTAAAGGCAGGCCTTTTCGATGCGCTGTTCGTACGTTTGATTTGCATGTTTGATTCCTCTATCAATAGTATTATATGTTTAAATGGACAAGTTATGCGCCGCGATGCAATACAGAATGGAGCAAACGCACGTTTTTTAGTGGATTCCACATTTAATTTTGCTGAGCGAATGAATTCCATGAATTTATCAGATGCAGAAATTGGACTATTTTGTGCAATCGTTCTTATCACACCAGATAGACCGGGCTTACGAAACATCGAATTAATCGAAAAGATGTACAGTCGATTAAAAGGTTGTTTGCAAAAAGTTATAAGTCAGAACCGTGCTGATCAACCGGATTTCATGTCTAAATTGTTGGACACAATGCCCGATTTGCGAACACTTAGCACACTGCATACAGAGAAATTGGTAGTTTTTCGTACGGAACACAAAGAGCTTTTACGCCAGCAAATGTGGACAATGGACGATGAGCAATCAACGAATATTAAGAGTCCTGTTATCAATTGGGATGATGCTCGTATGGACGTTGAAGCCAAAAGCCCTCTTGGTTCAGTATCAAGTACTGAATCAGTAGATTTGGAATACAGCACCTCCTCTACCACATCAGCGCCACACCATCGCGTTAATAATCTAGAACAGCAACCGTCAGCATTAGCTTCGTCAACTCCTTTGTTAGCGGCAACATTATCTGGTCCATGTCCTCTACGTAACAGAGCCAACTCTGGCTCATCCGGCGATTCTACCACTGAAATGGACATTATGGGCTCCCATGCACACCTTACCCAGAATGGGTTAACAATCACTCCAATTGTTCGATCGCATTCCCACCAACAATTGCATCATCATTTGACTACTGGCGCGCCAAACAGATATCGCAAACTAGACTCACCAACTGATTCAGGCATCGAATCCGGTAATGAAAAGAATGATTGTGTTATCAAAGCTGTAAGCTCTGGAGGCAGTTCTTCTTGCTCTAGCCCACGTTCTAGTGTAGATGATGCATTAGATTGCACAGATACACCTACAGCAAGCACCAGTCAAGCTAAATTATCTGTTTCTCCTGTTCGTTCACCTAAACCCATCGCTCCAACATCCACCTCATCTTTAACTGGAATAGTTAGTACGCCAAATTCCCTCAAACGTCAAATAGTCGAAGATATGCCAGTATTGAAGCGAGTATTAGAAGCGCCGCCACTTTACGATACCAATTCATTAATGGATGAAGCTTACAAGccacataaaaaatttcgagCATTACGACATCGTGAAATCGAAATTGCAGAGGCAGATCCAAGTTCCACATCTAATAATTCTTTAAATACAGAGAAAATAACCACACCAAAAGCAGATGCAAATAACACGGTACAAAGTTCGCAAGTGGCTACAGCAGCAAGTAGTCCACCGCCGTTTATTCAATCAACGAGTACAGCTTCTACTCCATTTGTTACTTCTCATTGTACAGTAACAACAGCGTCGTCTCCACATTCCCACGCTATAACAGGAAGTTCTTTAAACAGTCATCAGCAGAGTCAGCTGCATATGCATTTGACACGTCAAACGAGTTCGAATCATAATACTAGTAGCAATGGTAACCATACTAGTAATGTACCGCCACAACAGCAATCTTCTTTATCTAGTACACATTCAGTGCTCGCTAAATCCCTGATGGCTGAACCACGTATGACGCCTGAACAAATAAAAAGATCTGATATCATCCAAAACTACATTATGCGCGATCAAGCATCATGTTCTTCAGGTTCATTGATTCCTGGCACTCCAACCCATACCAGAACACGAAGCCCAGCACCAGTGCAGCATCTATCCCCAATGAATCAGACTTCCCACCATTATACATCTATTGCTTCCCCATCTTCAAGTAATTCTCCAACTTGTTCAAGTACAGTATGCAGTTCATCTTCGACTACAACAATAACTTTAACTTCACCACCAAACTCTATTAACCCAACTGTTACACGATGGCACGGTCATTCGGTTATAACGACAACAAACATCAACCAGCGCCAGCAATCTGTTTCGCCAAGTAGTAATGGGTCATCTTCATCATCATCTTCATTAAATGGCTGTCAATATTTTCAATCTCCACACTCCACATCAGCTGCAGTATCTCCCCCTCGCCCTTCGCCATCAGCTATTCATTCACCCCCACGCTTATTGGAATTGCAAGTGGACATTTCCGATTCACAACAACCGTtgaatttgtcaaaaaagtcacCAACACCACCTCCAAATAAGTTGCAGGCATTGGTAGCGGCAGCAACTGCGGTACAAAAATATCCTACCGTTTCTGCCGATGTAACTGTTACACCGGCTAAAACTGAAAGTTCGCAAACTGTAACCACTGTGCCGGCAAATAGTACGCAGCAACTACAGGTCATGCTGGAAGCGTAA
- the LOC120778193 gene encoding ecdysone-induced protein 75B, isoforms C/D isoform X6, with the protein MHIKAVRFGRVPKREKARILAAMQQSTQNRGQQRALAGELDDQPRLIAAVLRAHLETCEFTKEKVSAMRQRARDCPSYSMPTLLACPLNPAPELQSEQEFSQRFAHVIRGVIDFAGMIPGFQLLTQDDKFTLLKAGLFDALFVRLICMFDSSINSIICLNGQVMRRDAIQNGANARFLVDSTFNFAERMNSMNLSDAEIGLFCAIVLITPDRPGLRNIELIEKMYSRLKGCLQKVISQNRADQPDFMSKLLDTMPDLRTLSTLHTEKLVVFRTEHKELLRQQMWTMDDEQSTNIKSPVINWDDARMDVEAKSPLGSVSSTESVDLEYSTSSTTSAPHHRVNNLEQQPSALASSTPLLAATLSGPCPLRNRANSGSSGDSTTEMDIMGSHAHLTQNGLTITPIVRSHSHQQLHHHLTTGAPNRYRKLDSPTDSGIESGNEKNDCVIKAVSSGGSSSCSSPRSSVDDALDCTDTPTASTSQAKLSVSPVRSPKPIAPTSTSSLTGIVSTPNSLKRQIVEDMPVLKRVLEAPPLYDTNSLMDEAYKPHKKFRALRHREIEIAEADPSSTSNNSLNTEKITTPKADANNTVQSSQVATAASSPPPFIQSTSTASTPFVTSHCTVTTASSPHSHAITGSSLNSHQQSQLHMHLTRQTSSNHNTSSNGNHTSNVPPQQQSSLSSTHSVLAKSLMAEPRMTPEQIKRSDIIQNYIMRDQASCSSGSLIPGTPTHTRTRSPAPVQHLSPMNQTSHHYTSIASPSSSNSPTCSSTVCSSSSTTTITLTSPPNSINPTVTRWHGHSVITTTNINQRQQSVSPSSNGSSSSSSSLNGCQYFQSPHSTSAAVSPPRPSPSAIHSPPRLLELQVDISDSQQPLNLSKKSPTPPPNKLQALVAAATAVQKYPTVSADVTVTPAKTESSQTVTTVPANSTQQLQVMLEA; encoded by the exons ATGCATATAAAAG CGGTTCGTTTTGGCCGAGTCCCAAAACGTGAGAAAGCGAGAATATTAGCTGCTATGCAGCAAAGTACACAAAATCGTGGTCAACAACGTGCGCTGGCAGGAGAACTAGATGATCAACCAAGACTTATAGCTGCTGTACTTCGAGCTCATTTAGAAACTTGTGAGTTTACAAAGGAAAAAGTTTCTGCAATGCGTCAAAGAGCAAGAGACTGCCCGTCATATTCGATGCCAACTCTATTg gcaTGTCCTCTGAATCCTGCTCCTGAGTTACAATCAGAGCAAGAGTTTTCCCAACGATTTGCCCATGTCATACGTGGCGTTATTGACTTTGCGGGTATGATACCTGGTTTTCAACTGCTTACACAAGACGACAAATTTACTTTGCTAAAGGCAGGCCTTTTCGATGCGCTGTTCGTACGTTTGATTTGCATGTTTGATTCCTCTATCAATAGTATTATATGTTTAAATGGACAAGTTATGCGCCGCGATGCAATACAGAATGGAGCAAACGCACGTTTTTTAGTGGATTCCACATTTAATTTTGCTGAGCGAATGAATTCCATGAATTTATCAGATGCAGAAATTGGACTATTTTGTGCAATCGTTCTTATCACACCAGATAGACCGGGCTTACGAAACATCGAATTAATCGAAAAGATGTACAGTCGATTAAAAGGTTGTTTGCAAAAAGTTATAAGTCAGAACCGTGCTGATCAACCGGATTTCATGTCTAAATTGTTGGACACAATGCCCGATTTGCGAACACTTAGCACACTGCATACAGAGAAATTGGTAGTTTTTCGTACGGAACACAAAGAGCTTTTACGCCAGCAAATGTGGACAATGGACGATGAGCAATCAACGAATATTAAGAGTCCTGTTATCAATTGGGATGATGCTCGTATGGACGTTGAAGCCAAAAGCCCTCTTGGTTCAGTATCAAGTACTGAATCAGTAGATTTGGAATACAGCACCTCCTCTACCACATCAGCGCCACACCATCGCGTTAATAATCTAGAACAGCAACCGTCAGCATTAGCTTCGTCAACTCCTTTGTTAGCGGCAACATTATCTGGTCCATGTCCTCTACGTAACAGAGCCAACTCTGGCTCATCCGGCGATTCTACCACTGAAATGGACATTATGGGCTCCCATGCACACCTTACCCAGAATGGGTTAACAATCACTCCAATTGTTCGATCGCATTCCCACCAACAATTGCATCATCATTTGACTACTGGCGCGCCAAACAGATATCGCAAACTAGACTCACCAACTGATTCAGGCATCGAATCCGGTAATGAAAAGAATGATTGTGTTATCAAAGCTGTAAGCTCTGGAGGCAGTTCTTCTTGCTCTAGCCCACGTTCTAGTGTAGATGATGCATTAGATTGCACAGATACACCTACAGCAAGCACCAGTCAAGCTAAATTATCTGTTTCTCCTGTTCGTTCACCTAAACCCATCGCTCCAACATCCACCTCATCTTTAACTGGAATAGTTAGTACGCCAAATTCCCTCAAACGTCAAATAGTCGAAGATATGCCAGTATTGAAGCGAGTATTAGAAGCGCCGCCACTTTACGATACCAATTCATTAATGGATGAAGCTTACAAGccacataaaaaatttcgagCATTACGACATCGTGAAATCGAAATTGCAGAGGCAGATCCAAGTTCCACATCTAATAATTCTTTAAATACAGAGAAAATAACCACACCAAAAGCAGATGCAAATAACACGGTACAAAGTTCGCAAGTGGCTACAGCAGCAAGTAGTCCACCGCCGTTTATTCAATCAACGAGTACAGCTTCTACTCCATTTGTTACTTCTCATTGTACAGTAACAACAGCGTCGTCTCCACATTCCCACGCTATAACAGGAAGTTCTTTAAACAGTCATCAGCAGAGTCAGCTGCATATGCATTTGACACGTCAAACGAGTTCGAATCATAATACTAGTAGCAATGGTAACCATACTAGTAATGTACCGCCACAACAGCAATCTTCTTTATCTAGTACACATTCAGTGCTCGCTAAATCCCTGATGGCTGAACCACGTATGACGCCTGAACAAATAAAAAGATCTGATATCATCCAAAACTACATTATGCGCGATCAAGCATCATGTTCTTCAGGTTCATTGATTCCTGGCACTCCAACCCATACCAGAACACGAAGCCCAGCACCAGTGCAGCATCTATCCCCAATGAATCAGACTTCCCACCATTATACATCTATTGCTTCCCCATCTTCAAGTAATTCTCCAACTTGTTCAAGTACAGTATGCAGTTCATCTTCGACTACAACAATAACTTTAACTTCACCACCAAACTCTATTAACCCAACTGTTACACGATGGCACGGTCATTCGGTTATAACGACAACAAACATCAACCAGCGCCAGCAATCTGTTTCGCCAAGTAGTAATGGGTCATCTTCATCATCATCTTCATTAAATGGCTGTCAATATTTTCAATCTCCACACTCCACATCAGCTGCAGTATCTCCCCCTCGCCCTTCGCCATCAGCTATTCATTCACCCCCACGCTTATTGGAATTGCAAGTGGACATTTCCGATTCACAACAACCGTtgaatttgtcaaaaaagtcacCAACACCACCTCCAAATAAGTTGCAGGCATTGGTAGCGGCAGCAACTGCGGTACAAAAATATCCTACCGTTTCTGCCGATGTAACTGTTACACCGGCTAAAACTGAAAGTTCGCAAACTGTAACCACTGTGCCGGCAAATAGTACGCAGCAACTACAGGTCATGCTGGAAGCGTAA
- the LOC120778193 gene encoding ecdysone-induced protein 75B, isoforms C/D isoform X5 gives MTEELPILKSILKGNFKYHNAPVRFGRVPKREKARILAAMQQSTQNRGQQRALAGELDDQPRLIAAVLRAHLETCEFTKEKVSAMRQRARDCPSYSMPTLLACPLNPAPELQSEQEFSQRFAHVIRGVIDFAGMIPGFQLLTQDDKFTLLKAGLFDALFVRLICMFDSSINSIICLNGQVMRRDAIQNGANARFLVDSTFNFAERMNSMNLSDAEIGLFCAIVLITPDRPGLRNIELIEKMYSRLKGCLQKVISQNRADQPDFMSKLLDTMPDLRTLSTLHTEKLVVFRTEHKELLRQQMWTMDDEQSTNIKSPVINWDDARMDVEAKSPLGSVSSTESVDLEYSTSSTTSAPHHRVNNLEQQPSALASSTPLLAATLSGPCPLRNRANSGSSGDSTTEMDIMGSHAHLTQNGLTITPIVRSHSHQQLHHHLTTGAPNRYRKLDSPTDSGIESGNEKNDCVIKAVSSGGSSSCSSPRSSVDDALDCTDTPTASTSQAKLSVSPVRSPKPIAPTSTSSLTGIVSTPNSLKRQIVEDMPVLKRVLEAPPLYDTNSLMDEAYKPHKKFRALRHREIEIAEADPSSTSNNSLNTEKITTPKADANNTVQSSQVATAASSPPPFIQSTSTASTPFVTSHCTVTTASSPHSHAITGSSLNSHQQSQLHMHLTRQTSSNHNTSSNGNHTSNVPPQQQSSLSSTHSVLAKSLMAEPRMTPEQIKRSDIIQNYIMRDQASCSSGSLIPGTPTHTRTRSPAPVQHLSPMNQTSHHYTSIASPSSSNSPTCSSTVCSSSSTTTITLTSPPNSINPTVTRWHGHSVITTTNINQRQQSVSPSSNGSSSSSSSLNGCQYFQSPHSTSAAVSPPRPSPSAIHSPPRLLELQVDISDSQQPLNLSKKSPTPPPNKLQALVAAATAVQKYPTVSADVTVTPAKTESSQTVTTVPANSTQQLQVMLEA, from the exons ATGACCGAAGAACTACCAATTCTCAAAAGCATACTTAAAGGCAATTTTAAATATCATAATGCAC CGGTTCGTTTTGGCCGAGTCCCAAAACGTGAGAAAGCGAGAATATTAGCTGCTATGCAGCAAAGTACACAAAATCGTGGTCAACAACGTGCGCTGGCAGGAGAACTAGATGATCAACCAAGACTTATAGCTGCTGTACTTCGAGCTCATTTAGAAACTTGTGAGTTTACAAAGGAAAAAGTTTCTGCAATGCGTCAAAGAGCAAGAGACTGCCCGTCATATTCGATGCCAACTCTATTg gcaTGTCCTCTGAATCCTGCTCCTGAGTTACAATCAGAGCAAGAGTTTTCCCAACGATTTGCCCATGTCATACGTGGCGTTATTGACTTTGCGGGTATGATACCTGGTTTTCAACTGCTTACACAAGACGACAAATTTACTTTGCTAAAGGCAGGCCTTTTCGATGCGCTGTTCGTACGTTTGATTTGCATGTTTGATTCCTCTATCAATAGTATTATATGTTTAAATGGACAAGTTATGCGCCGCGATGCAATACAGAATGGAGCAAACGCACGTTTTTTAGTGGATTCCACATTTAATTTTGCTGAGCGAATGAATTCCATGAATTTATCAGATGCAGAAATTGGACTATTTTGTGCAATCGTTCTTATCACACCAGATAGACCGGGCTTACGAAACATCGAATTAATCGAAAAGATGTACAGTCGATTAAAAGGTTGTTTGCAAAAAGTTATAAGTCAGAACCGTGCTGATCAACCGGATTTCATGTCTAAATTGTTGGACACAATGCCCGATTTGCGAACACTTAGCACACTGCATACAGAGAAATTGGTAGTTTTTCGTACGGAACACAAAGAGCTTTTACGCCAGCAAATGTGGACAATGGACGATGAGCAATCAACGAATATTAAGAGTCCTGTTATCAATTGGGATGATGCTCGTATGGACGTTGAAGCCAAAAGCCCTCTTGGTTCAGTATCAAGTACTGAATCAGTAGATTTGGAATACAGCACCTCCTCTACCACATCAGCGCCACACCATCGCGTTAATAATCTAGAACAGCAACCGTCAGCATTAGCTTCGTCAACTCCTTTGTTAGCGGCAACATTATCTGGTCCATGTCCTCTACGTAACAGAGCCAACTCTGGCTCATCCGGCGATTCTACCACTGAAATGGACATTATGGGCTCCCATGCACACCTTACCCAGAATGGGTTAACAATCACTCCAATTGTTCGATCGCATTCCCACCAACAATTGCATCATCATTTGACTACTGGCGCGCCAAACAGATATCGCAAACTAGACTCACCAACTGATTCAGGCATCGAATCCGGTAATGAAAAGAATGATTGTGTTATCAAAGCTGTAAGCTCTGGAGGCAGTTCTTCTTGCTCTAGCCCACGTTCTAGTGTAGATGATGCATTAGATTGCACAGATACACCTACAGCAAGCACCAGTCAAGCTAAATTATCTGTTTCTCCTGTTCGTTCACCTAAACCCATCGCTCCAACATCCACCTCATCTTTAACTGGAATAGTTAGTACGCCAAATTCCCTCAAACGTCAAATAGTCGAAGATATGCCAGTATTGAAGCGAGTATTAGAAGCGCCGCCACTTTACGATACCAATTCATTAATGGATGAAGCTTACAAGccacataaaaaatttcgagCATTACGACATCGTGAAATCGAAATTGCAGAGGCAGATCCAAGTTCCACATCTAATAATTCTTTAAATACAGAGAAAATAACCACACCAAAAGCAGATGCAAATAACACGGTACAAAGTTCGCAAGTGGCTACAGCAGCAAGTAGTCCACCGCCGTTTATTCAATCAACGAGTACAGCTTCTACTCCATTTGTTACTTCTCATTGTACAGTAACAACAGCGTCGTCTCCACATTCCCACGCTATAACAGGAAGTTCTTTAAACAGTCATCAGCAGAGTCAGCTGCATATGCATTTGACACGTCAAACGAGTTCGAATCATAATACTAGTAGCAATGGTAACCATACTAGTAATGTACCGCCACAACAGCAATCTTCTTTATCTAGTACACATTCAGTGCTCGCTAAATCCCTGATGGCTGAACCACGTATGACGCCTGAACAAATAAAAAGATCTGATATCATCCAAAACTACATTATGCGCGATCAAGCATCATGTTCTTCAGGTTCATTGATTCCTGGCACTCCAACCCATACCAGAACACGAAGCCCAGCACCAGTGCAGCATCTATCCCCAATGAATCAGACTTCCCACCATTATACATCTATTGCTTCCCCATCTTCAAGTAATTCTCCAACTTGTTCAAGTACAGTATGCAGTTCATCTTCGACTACAACAATAACTTTAACTTCACCACCAAACTCTATTAACCCAACTGTTACACGATGGCACGGTCATTCGGTTATAACGACAACAAACATCAACCAGCGCCAGCAATCTGTTTCGCCAAGTAGTAATGGGTCATCTTCATCATCATCTTCATTAAATGGCTGTCAATATTTTCAATCTCCACACTCCACATCAGCTGCAGTATCTCCCCCTCGCCCTTCGCCATCAGCTATTCATTCACCCCCACGCTTATTGGAATTGCAAGTGGACATTTCCGATTCACAACAACCGTtgaatttgtcaaaaaagtcacCAACACCACCTCCAAATAAGTTGCAGGCATTGGTAGCGGCAGCAACTGCGGTACAAAAATATCCTACCGTTTCTGCCGATGTAACTGTTACACCGGCTAAAACTGAAAGTTCGCAAACTGTAACCACTGTGCCGGCAAATAGTACGCAGCAACTACAGGTCATGCTGGAAGCGTAA